The region GGGTGGCAGCATTAAAGATCGGGCTGCGCTGGGGATTGTTCTGGATGCGGAGCGGCGTGGGGTGCTGCGGCAGGGGTCGACGATTGTGGAGGCGACGGCGGGCAATACCGGCGTGGGGCTGGCGCTGATCGGCGTGAATCGCGGCTACAAGGTGATGCTGTACGTGCCGGAGGGATTTGCCGAGGAGAAGTGCATCCTGATGCGTGGGCTGGGAGCTACGGTGGTGCGGACTCCTGAGGCCGAAGGGATGGCTGGCGCAATTCGGCGGGCGCTGGAGTACGAGGCCGAGACCGAGGACGCGTTTGCGGCGTTGCAGTTTGAGAATCCGGCGAATCCGGATTTTCACGAGCAGACGACTGCGGTTGAGATCTGGGAGCAGATGGAGGGCCGTGTCGACGCCTGGGTTTCGGGGGTTGGGTCGGCGGGGACGTTTACCGGCGTGGCGCGATTTTTGAAGGCGCATCGGCCATCGGTGGTGAATGTCGCGGTCGAGCCACAGGGCAGCATATTGCAGGGCGGTGAGCCGGGGAAGCATAAGGTTGAAGGGATTGGGGTGACGTTTGTTCCGGTTACGTTTGACCGCAGCGTTTGCGA is a window of Edaphobacter dinghuensis DNA encoding:
- the cysK gene encoding cysteine synthase A; protein product: MRVAESIIDLVGQTPMVRLGRLSPAGGAEIWAKLEFLNPGGSIKDRAALGIVLDAERRGVLRQGSTIVEATAGNTGVGLALIGVNRGYKVMLYVPEGFAEEKCILMRGLGATVVRTPEAEGMAGAIRRALEYEAETEDAFAALQFENPANPDFHEQTTAVEIWEQMEGRVDAWVSGVGSAGTFTGVARFLKAHRPSVVNVAVEPQGSILQGGEPGKHKVEGIGVTFVPVTFDRSVCDRIIKVMDDDAFAMVKRLAAEEGVFAGSSAGAMLHAAVEVARELGAGKRVVTVIPDSAERYLSKGILG